One Heptranchias perlo isolate sHepPer1 chromosome 39, sHepPer1.hap1, whole genome shotgun sequence DNA segment encodes these proteins:
- the LOC137304889 gene encoding histone H1-like, with product MADIEPVGMDLPAPAAPALPPPPLPPPDEAVDIAVAVKKKRRPYRHKKFGCTVAEQIMKAVAATKQRRGLSVAAMKKALKASGYNLEKNNSRVNRAIKSLLSRGSLVHTAGTGASGSVKLSKDLEITAGVTASGKEATRRRVVVKRLPKMPRRPSTGRKKAKAQKKTGVGRRTPTVFRMAAKWKAARMRRVSRCPTETKSAKTPSSSAK from the coding sequence ATGGCGGATATTGAGCCGGTCGGGATGGACCTTCCCGCTCCGGCGGCACCAGCGCTACCACCGCCGCCGCTTCCGCCTCCAGACGAGGCGGTGGACATTGCGGTTGCTgtgaagaagaagaggaggccTTACCGGCACAAGAAGTTCGGCTGCACGGTGGCCGAGCAGATCATGAAGGCTGTGGCGGCCACCAAGCAGCGCCGCGGTTTGTCGGTGGCCGCCATGAAGAAGGCGCTGAAGGCCAGCGGCTACAACCTGGAGAAGAACAACTCGCGGGTCAACCGGGCGATCAAGAGCTTGTTAAGCAGAGGCTCGCTGGTACACACGGCGGGCACCGGCGCCTCCGGTTCGGTCAAGCTCAGCAAAGACCTGGAGATCACAGCGGGGGTGACGGCGTCGGGAAAAGAAGCCACCAGGCGACGAGTGGTGGTCAAGAGACTCCCTAAAATGCCGAGGAGACCGTCGACGGGCAGAAAGAAAGCGAAAGCGCAGAAGAAAACGGGCGTGGGTCGGAGAACCCCGACCGTGTTCAGAATGGCAGCCAAGTGGAAAGCTGCAAGAATGAGGAGGGTATCCAGGTGCCCAACTGAAACAAAATCGGCAAAGACCCCATCGTCCAGCGCGAAGTAG
- the LOC137304888 gene encoding histone H1-like has translation MGWGDPAGDPSRGKKARKRRSPPRARQAGGRASATLAGQIMEAVASSKERRGLSLVAVKKVLSAAGFDVSKNNSRVNQTVRSLVTSGSLLQTAGTGANGSFKVNRRRYVKTKSRLAAGRRRAASRGRYQRKAAAAKRSRRKRSPARKSKPRIQRKNGRAGGGPGQRRVRIKGGGGGGVRKAVRRGVGRPRRAAKELPPADGQLRKQEAQQYPSDETAKADNREGGIRAETI, from the coding sequence ATGGGCTGGGGCGATCCGGCCGGAGACCCCTCCCGAGGCAAGAAggcgaggaagaggaggagcccgCCCCGGGCGCGGCAGGCGGGCGGGCGCGCCTCCGCCACCCTGGCCGGTCAGATCATGGAGGCGGTGGCGTCTTCCAAGGAGCGCCGCGGCCTGTCGCTGGTCGCTGTCAAGAAGGTGCTGTCGGCCGCCGGCTTCGACGTGTCCAAGAACAACTCGCGGGTGAACCAGACGGTGAGGAGCCTGGTGACCAGCGGCTCGCTGCTGCAAACGGCGGGCACCGGGGCCAACGGCTCCTTCAAAGTCAACCGGCGGCGGTACGTGAAGACCAAGAGCCGCCTGGCGGCCGGCAGGAGACGGGCCGCCTCCCGGGGCCGCTACCAGAGGAAGGCGGCGGccgccaagaggagcaggaggaaaaggagtCCCGCCAGGAAGAGCAAGCCGAGGATTCAGAGGAAGAACGGGAGAGCCGGCGGCGGTCCTGGCCAGAGAAGGGTCAGGATCaagggtggcggtggtggtggtgtccGGAAGGCGGTGAGGAGGGGCGTCGGGCGGCCCAGGAGAGCGGCCAAGGAGCTGCCGCCAGCGGACGGTCAACTCCGCAAGCAAGAAGCCCAGCAATACCCAAGTGATGAAACGGCCAAGGCGGATAACCGCGAGGGTGGAATCCGAGCGGAAACAATCTGA
- the LOC137304887 gene encoding histone H2B type 1-A-like: protein MPTAAVSTSSTTAGAKSAVSKKGSKKTAMKMTRKGDKKHRRSRRESYSIYIYKVLKQVHPDTGISSKAMSVINSFVTDIFERIASEASRLVHYSRRHTISSREIQSAVRLLLPGELAKHAVSEGTKAVTKYTSSK from the coding sequence ATGCCGACTGCGGCTGTTTCCACCAGTAGCACCACAGCCGGTGCCAAGAGCGCCGTTTCGAAGAAGGGCTCGAAAAAAACCGCTATGAAAATGACCAGGAAAGGCGACAAGAAacacaggaggagcaggagggagagttacagcatctacatctacaaagtgcTGAAGCAGGTCCACCCGGACAcgggcatctcctccaaggccatgagtgTCATCAACTCCTTCGTCACCGACATCTTCGAGCGCATCGCCTCCGAGGCTTCCCGCCTGGTCCATTACAGCAGGCGGCACACCATCTCCTCCAGGGAGATCCAGAGCGCCGTCCGCCTCCTGCTGCCGGGGGAACTGGCCaaacacgccgtgtcggaagggacgaaGGCCGtcaccaagtacaccagctccaagtag